In Equus caballus isolate H_3958 breed thoroughbred chromosome 7, TB-T2T, whole genome shotgun sequence, one DNA window encodes the following:
- the OR52A1J gene encoding olfactory receptor family 52 subfamily A member 1J, translating into MSMSNTTVSMPSVLRLIGIPGLEAVQRWIGIPFCAMYLIAMIGNTLLLITIISERRLHEPMYIFLGMLAVIDIALGTSIVPKMLGIFWFHIQEIYFDSCLLQMWLIHTFQGTESGILLAMALDRYVAICYPLRHTSIFTHQLITQIGAVVTLRAAILVAPCLVLIKCRFQFYHTTIISHSYCEHMAIVKLAAENVRVNKIYGLFVAFTVAGFDLTFITLSYIQIFIAVFRLPQKEARLKAFNTCIAHICVFLQFYLLAFFSFFTHRFGSHFPPYIHILFSNLYLLVPPFLNPLVYGAKTKQIRVRVVKMFCSQNPP; encoded by the coding sequence ATGTCCATGTCCAACACCACAGTTTCCATGCCTTCTGTGTTGAGATTAATAGGGATCCCAGGCCTAGAGGCTGTGCAACGCTGGATTGGGATCCCATTCTGTGCCATGTATCTCATTGCTATGATTGGAAATACCTTGCTTCTGATCACCATTATATCAGAGCGCAGGCTCCATGAGCCTATGTACATTTTCCTAGGCATGCTGGCAGTCATAGATATTGCACTTGGTACCAGCATTGTCCCCAAGATGCTCGGAATCTTCTGGTTTCATATTCAAGAGATTTATTTTGATTCCTGCTTGCTTCAAATGTGGCTCATCCACACATTTCAGGGCACGGAGTCAGGCATCCTGCTGGCCATGGCGCtggaccgctatgtggccatctgttaTCCACTAAGACATACTTCCATCTTCACCCACCAGCTAATCACCCAAATAGGGGCTGTAGTAACACTCAGGGCTGCCATTCTTGTAGCCCCATGCCTAGTACTTATAAAGTGTCGGTTCCAATTTTATCATACAACAATCATCTCCCACTCCTACTGTGAGCACATGGCCATTGTGAAACTGGCTGCAGAAAATGTCCGTGTCAACAAAATCTATGGTTTGTTTGTGGCCTTCACCGTTGCAGGTTTCGACCTCACATTCATCACTTTGTCCTATATTCAGATATTTATCGCAGTTTTTCGTTTGCCCCAGAAGGAAGCTAGGTTGAAAGCTTTCAATACTTGCATTGCTCACATCTGTGTCTTCCTCCAGTTCTACCTCCttgccttcttctccttcttcacaCACAGGTTTGGTTCTCATTTCCCCCCGTATATCCATATCCTCTTTTCTAACTTATACTTGCTGGTCCCTCCATTTCTCAATCCACTTGTCTATGGTGCAAAGACCAAGCAGATCCGTGTCCGTGTGGTAAAAATGTTCTGTTCACAAAATCCACCTTGA
- the OR52A1K gene encoding olfactory receptor family 52 subfamily A member 1K → MSMANITIFMPSMLALIGIPGLESVQCWIGIPFCVMYLTAVIGNSLLLIIIVSERSLHEPMYIFLGMLAVIDIALGTSIVPKMLGIFWFHIQEIYFDSCLFQMWLIHTFQIMESGILLAMALDRYVAICYPLRHTSIFTHQLITQIGAVVTLRAAILVAPCLVLIKCRFQFYHTTIISHSYCEHMAIVKLAAENVRVNKIYGLFVAFTVGGFDLTFIALSYIQIFITVFRLPQKEARLKAFNTCIAHICVFLQFYLLAFFSFFTHRFGSHIPPYIHILFASFYLLVPPFLNPLVYGAKTKQIHIHGVKMFCS, encoded by the coding sequence ATGTCCATGGCTAACATCACAATCTTCATGCCGTCCATGTTGGCACTAATTGGAATCCCAGGCCTAGAGTCCGTGCAGTGCTGGATTGGGATCCCATTCTGTGTAATGTATCTCACTGCTGTGATTGGAAATTCCTTGCTTCTGATCATCATTGTATCAGAGCGTAGCCTCCATGAGCCCATGTACATTTTCTTAGGCATGCTGGCAGTCATAGATATTGCACTTGGTACCAGCATTGTCCCCAAGATGCTCGGAATCTTCTGGTTTCATATTCAAGAGATTTATTTTGATTCCTGCTTGTTTCAAATGTGGCTCATCCACACATTTCAGATCATGGAGTCAGGCATCCTGCTGGCCATGGCGCtggaccgctatgtggccatctgttaTCCACTAAGACATACTTCCATCTTCACCCACCAGCTAATCACCCAAATAGGGGCTGTAGTAACACTCAGGGCTGCCATTCTTGTAGCCCCATGCCTAGTACTTATAAAGTGTCGGTTCCAATTTTATCATACAACAATCATCTCCCACTCCTACTGTGAGCACATGGCCATTGTGAAACTGGCTGCAGAAAATGTCCGTGTCAACAAAATCTATGGTTTGTTTGTCGCCTTCACTGTTGGAGGGTTTGACCTCACATTCATCGCTTTGTCCTATATACAGATATTTATCACAGTTTTTCGTTTGCCCCAGAAAGAAGCTAGGTTGAAAGCTTTCAATACTTGCATTGCTCACATCTGTGTCTTCCTCCAGTTCTACCTCCttgccttcttctccttcttcacaCACAGGTTTGGTTCTCATATCCCCCCTTATATCCATATTCTCTTTGCCAGCTTCTACTTGCTGGTCCCTCCATTTCTGAATCCACTTGTCTATGGTGCAAAGACCAAGCAGATTCATATTCATGGTGTAAAAATGTTCTGTTCATAA